A genomic window from Microbacterium sp. H1-D42 includes:
- a CDS encoding PfkB family carbohydrate kinase, translating to MSVDGLSAGGPGGGRGAVVIGDALIDEIRDAAGVRELVGGAALNVAVGLRRLGIPTTLIAMVGDDEPGEHIREYLRDHDVTLVSSPAPHGSSRAVVTWTAGGEPQYVFNDAAQRRSIRYGDDARAAIAAAGVVAISCFPFDVPAEADALIDAIGEARVAVDPNPRAGMLSDRAEFVRGFERLAARADLVKVGADDVELLYDGNLDALRARLRDLGAGAVLATAGSAGAVLQSDAGVFTAPIASLPGAIVDTVGAGDATLAAVAAGLSDGMPESDAGWQELLDKAMRIAAATVRAEGGLLRTPESLTDADRGGYGS from the coding sequence ATGAGCGTGGATGGGTTGAGTGCTGGCGGGCCGGGTGGCGGTCGCGGAGCGGTGGTGATCGGCGATGCGCTGATCGATGAGATCAGGGATGCTGCCGGCGTACGCGAACTCGTCGGGGGAGCCGCTCTGAATGTGGCCGTGGGGCTGCGCCGCCTCGGCATCCCGACGACGCTGATCGCGATGGTCGGAGACGACGAACCAGGCGAGCACATCCGCGAGTATCTGCGCGATCACGACGTGACGCTCGTCTCCAGTCCCGCCCCGCACGGGTCATCTCGTGCGGTCGTCACGTGGACAGCAGGCGGTGAGCCCCAGTACGTCTTCAACGACGCGGCTCAGCGGCGCAGCATCCGATACGGCGACGACGCGCGCGCTGCGATCGCGGCGGCCGGCGTCGTCGCGATCAGCTGCTTCCCTTTCGATGTTCCTGCAGAGGCGGATGCGCTGATCGATGCGATCGGCGAAGCCCGCGTCGCCGTCGATCCGAACCCGCGCGCGGGGATGCTCAGCGACCGCGCGGAGTTCGTCCGGGGATTCGAGCGGCTGGCGGCGCGCGCCGATCTGGTGAAGGTCGGCGCGGACGATGTCGAGCTGCTGTACGACGGCAACCTCGATGCGCTGCGCGCGCGTCTGCGCGACCTCGGGGCGGGTGCGGTGCTCGCGACGGCGGGGTCGGCCGGTGCGGTGCTGCAGTCGGACGCCGGTGTCTTCACAGCCCCGATCGCAAGCTTGCCCGGGGCGATCGTCGACACGGTCGGAGCGGGCGACGCGACGCTCGCGGCTGTCGCCGCTGGACTGTCGGATGGGATGCCGGAGTCGGATGCCGGCTGGCAGGAGCTGCTGGATAAGGCCATGCGGATCGCCGCGGCGACCGTGCGCGCAGAGGGCGGTCTGCTGCGCACTCCGGAGTCGCTGACCGACGCGGATCGCGGCGGTTACGGCAGCTGA
- a CDS encoding DUF3558 domain-containing protein, with protein sequence MTTSGGKVRAGAVITVRVAALAALTACGTTGDNGAAPGGSPAPTASATSTDPDASPSPTATPTAAPVALPTDCKAILSTEVLAELKGVPLNDPAFGPSGAQSDGSLVCIWGDPGADTTGLTTAIGTMRRGPALEMLNALVTDEGFTCYTPGGGTRCERTWKNATYPVTDGRTLFWRDDVLVDTRYSNLAPAGYTSAIIASLWD encoded by the coding sequence ATGACGACCAGCGGCGGCAAGGTCAGAGCGGGAGCGGTCATCACGGTGCGCGTCGCCGCTCTCGCGGCCTTGACGGCATGCGGGACCACCGGCGACAACGGCGCCGCGCCCGGCGGGAGCCCAGCGCCGACAGCATCCGCCACTTCCACGGATCCGGACGCGAGCCCCTCCCCCACGGCGACCCCGACGGCGGCGCCGGTCGCGCTGCCCACCGACTGCAAGGCGATCCTCTCGACAGAGGTGCTCGCCGAGCTGAAGGGCGTGCCGCTGAATGACCCGGCCTTCGGCCCCAGCGGCGCGCAGTCCGACGGATCGCTGGTGTGCATCTGGGGCGACCCTGGCGCTGACACGACTGGGCTGACGACGGCCATCGGCACGATGCGGCGCGGACCCGCCCTCGAGATGCTCAACGCGCTCGTCACCGACGAGGGCTTCACCTGCTACACGCCGGGCGGCGGCACGCGGTGCGAGAGGACATGGAAGAACGCGACGTACCCCGTGACCGACGGGCGCACGCTGTTCTGGCGTGACGATGTGCTGGTCGATACGCGCTATTCGAATCTGGCTCCCGCCGGCTACACCTCGGCGATCATCGCTTCGCTCTGGGACTGA
- the rpoC gene encoding DNA-directed RNA polymerase subunit beta' — translation MLDATTFDELRIGLATADDIRGWSYGEVKKPETINYRTLKPEKDGLFGEQIFGPSRDWECACGKYKRVRFKGIVCERCGVEVTKSSVRRERMGHIELAAPVTHIWYFKGVPSRLGYLLDMAPKDLEKVIYFAAYMVISVDEDARHRDLATQENNIRLELKTLGDRRDAKIAERMAKLEEELAALEAEGAKADAKKKVKDAAEKEMTLTRKGADEAIAKLERVWEDFRTLDVGALRPEDDVFHELQDRFGQYFEAHMGAEAIKRRLETFDLKLEAENLRLQIAEGKGQRKIRAIKRLKVVSSFLETGMSPAAMVLDVVPVIPPELRPMVQLDGGRFATSDLNDLYRRVINRNNRLRRLIDLGAPEIIVNNEKRMLQEAVDALFDNGRRGRPVTGTGNRALKSLSDMLKGKQGRFRQNLLGKRVDYSGRSVIVVGPQLKLHQCGLPKQMALELFKPFVIKRLIDLGHSQNIKAAKRAVERTRGEVWDVLEEIIRERPVLLNRAPTLHRLGIQAFEPQLVEGKAIQLHPLVCAAFNADFDGDQMAVHLPLSVEAQAEARVLMLASNNILKPSDGRPVTLPSQDMIIGLHHLTTVKEGAAGEGRAFGSVSEAILAKDEGTLDLQAKVRIRIPGLTFLEGEAPEGYERHGLVDASLGQAIFNGALPKGYPFVRGQADKGKLSQIVNKLAEEYPKVETAATLDRIKDAGFHWATRSGVTVALSDILTPPNKAEIVAGYEKQAAKVQSQYDKGLTTDAERRQELIKIWTEATDEVQAAMKAHFPEDNTINRMVTSGARGNWLQIRNIAGMRGLVNNPKGEIIPRPIISSYREGLSVAEYFIATHGTRKGLADTALRTADSGYLTRRLVDVSQDVIIREQDCGTSKGLELPIAAPNSQGELVRDPNVENSVFARTLASEAVNAAGEVVATAGEDVGDVLIDKLVAAGVESIKVRSVLTCDSAVGVCAQCYGRSLATGKTVDIGEAVGIIAAQSIGEPGTQLTMRTFHTGGSASADDITQGLPRVQELFEARTPKAASPIAEADGRITIDENEKGKKVILTPDNGDEEVVYPVLKRATLLVEDGQHVTVGQPLLVGTLDPKEVMRVMGAREVQRYLVNGVQGVYRSQGVPIHDKHIEVIVRQMLRKVTVVDHADTTLLPGEMVDLKRYQMINREAVSEGKRPASGRPELMGITKASLATESWLSAASFQETTRVLTQAAMEGKSDPLIGLKENVIIGKLIPAGTGLRRYRDITVEATEEAKSERYPNRIFASDGAYAEGDFGYVDFDAFSTDDITPGTYN, via the coding sequence GTGCTCGACGCAACTACTTTCGATGAGCTTCGAATCGGCCTGGCCACCGCAGATGACATCCGCGGATGGTCCTACGGTGAGGTCAAGAAGCCTGAGACGATCAACTACCGCACGCTGAAGCCCGAGAAGGACGGGCTCTTCGGCGAGCAGATCTTCGGCCCCTCCCGCGACTGGGAGTGCGCCTGTGGCAAGTACAAGCGTGTCCGCTTCAAGGGCATCGTCTGCGAGCGCTGCGGCGTGGAGGTCACCAAGAGCTCCGTCCGTCGTGAGCGCATGGGTCACATCGAGCTCGCCGCTCCCGTGACGCACATCTGGTACTTCAAGGGTGTTCCCTCGCGCCTCGGCTACCTGCTGGACATGGCGCCGAAGGACCTCGAGAAGGTCATCTACTTCGCCGCGTACATGGTGATCTCGGTCGACGAGGATGCTCGCCACCGCGACCTCGCCACGCAGGAGAACAACATCCGGCTCGAGCTGAAGACGCTCGGCGACCGTCGCGACGCGAAGATCGCGGAGCGCATGGCCAAGCTGGAGGAGGAGCTCGCTGCCCTGGAGGCAGAGGGTGCCAAGGCCGACGCCAAGAAGAAGGTCAAGGACGCCGCCGAGAAGGAGATGACTCTCACCCGCAAGGGTGCCGACGAGGCCATCGCCAAGCTCGAGCGCGTGTGGGAGGACTTCCGCACCCTCGATGTGGGCGCCCTGCGCCCCGAGGACGACGTCTTCCACGAGCTGCAGGACCGCTTCGGTCAGTACTTCGAGGCCCACATGGGTGCCGAGGCGATCAAGCGCCGCCTGGAGACCTTCGACCTCAAGCTCGAGGCCGAGAACCTGCGCCTGCAGATCGCCGAGGGCAAGGGCCAGCGCAAGATCCGCGCGATCAAGCGCCTGAAGGTCGTCAGCTCGTTCCTGGAGACCGGCATGAGCCCGGCCGCCATGGTTCTCGACGTCGTTCCGGTGATCCCGCCGGAGCTGCGCCCGATGGTGCAGCTCGACGGTGGTCGCTTCGCGACGTCCGACCTGAACGACCTGTACCGCCGCGTCATCAACCGCAACAACCGTCTGCGTCGTCTGATCGACCTCGGAGCCCCCGAGATCATCGTCAACAACGAGAAGCGGATGCTGCAGGAGGCCGTCGACGCACTGTTCGACAACGGCCGTCGCGGTCGCCCCGTCACCGGTACCGGAAACCGTGCTCTGAAGTCCCTCAGCGACATGCTGAAGGGCAAGCAGGGTCGTTTCCGTCAGAACCTGCTCGGCAAGCGCGTGGACTACTCGGGCCGTTCGGTCATCGTGGTCGGCCCGCAGCTGAAGCTGCACCAGTGCGGTCTGCCCAAGCAGATGGCTCTGGAGCTGTTCAAGCCGTTCGTGATCAAGCGCCTGATCGACCTCGGTCACTCGCAGAACATCAAGGCTGCCAAGCGCGCTGTCGAGCGCACCCGTGGCGAGGTCTGGGACGTGCTCGAGGAGATCATCCGCGAGCGCCCCGTGCTGCTGAACCGTGCACCTACTCTGCACCGCCTCGGCATCCAGGCGTTCGAGCCGCAGCTCGTCGAGGGCAAGGCCATCCAGCTGCACCCGCTCGTCTGCGCCGCGTTCAACGCAGACTTCGACGGTGACCAGATGGCTGTGCACCTGCCGCTGTCGGTCGAGGCTCAGGCCGAGGCCCGCGTGCTGATGCTCGCATCGAACAACATCCTGAAGCCGTCGGACGGCCGCCCGGTGACCCTGCCCTCGCAGGACATGATCATCGGTCTGCACCACCTGACGACGGTCAAGGAGGGCGCCGCAGGTGAGGGTCGTGCGTTCGGCTCGGTCTCCGAGGCGATCCTGGCGAAGGACGAGGGCACCCTCGACCTGCAGGCCAAGGTCCGCATCCGCATCCCCGGCCTCACGTTCCTTGAGGGCGAGGCTCCCGAGGGCTACGAGCGTCACGGTCTCGTCGACGCGTCGCTCGGTCAGGCGATCTTCAACGGCGCGCTGCCCAAGGGCTACCCGTTCGTCCGCGGACAGGCTGACAAGGGCAAGCTGTCGCAGATCGTGAACAAGCTGGCTGAGGAGTACCCCAAGGTCGAGACGGCCGCCACGCTGGACCGCATCAAGGATGCCGGTTTCCACTGGGCGACCCGCTCGGGCGTCACCGTCGCACTGAGCGACATCCTCACCCCGCCGAACAAGGCCGAGATCGTCGCCGGCTACGAGAAGCAGGCCGCGAAGGTCCAGTCGCAGTACGACAAGGGTCTGACCACCGATGCTGAGCGCCGTCAGGAGCTCATCAAGATCTGGACCGAGGCGACCGACGAGGTCCAGGCCGCGATGAAGGCCCACTTCCCGGAGGACAACACCATCAACCGCATGGTGACCTCTGGTGCTCGTGGTAACTGGCTGCAGATCCGCAACATCGCGGGTATGCGTGGTCTGGTGAACAACCCCAAGGGTGAGATCATCCCCCGTCCGATCATCTCCTCGTACCGCGAGGGTCTGTCGGTGGCGGAATACTTCATCGCGACGCACGGTACCCGTAAGGGTCTGGCCGACACCGCTCTGCGTACCGCCGACTCGGGTTACCTGACCCGTCGTCTGGTGGATGTCTCGCAGGACGTCATCATCCGCGAGCAGGACTGTGGCACGTCGAAGGGCCTCGAGCTCCCTATCGCCGCTCCGAACTCGCAGGGCGAGCTGGTGCGCGACCCGAACGTCGAGAACTCGGTGTTCGCTCGCACCCTGGCATCCGAAGCGGTCAACGCCGCCGGTGAGGTCGTCGCAACCGCCGGTGAGGACGTCGGAGACGTTCTCATCGACAAGCTGGTCGCGGCCGGCGTCGAGAGCATCAAGGTGCGCTCGGTGCTGACCTGTGACTCGGCAGTCGGCGTCTGCGCGCAGTGCTACGGCCGTTCGCTCGCAACCGGCAAGACCGTGGACATCGGAGAAGCCGTCGGCATCATCGCCGCACAGTCGATCGGTGAGCCCGGAACCCAGCTGACGATGCGTACCTTCCACACGGGTGGTTCGGCGTCGGCGGATGACATCACCCAGGGTCTTCCCCGTGTGCAGGAGCTGTTCGAGGCTCGTACCCCGAAGGCGGCTTCGCCGATCGCCGAGGCCGATGGCCGCATCACGATCGACGAGAACGAGAAGGGCAAGAAGGTCATCCTGACGCCCGACAACGGTGACGAAGAGGTGGTCTACCCGGTGCTGAAGCGTGCAACGCTTCTCGTCGAGGACGGCCAGCACGTCACCGTCGGTCAGCCGCTCCTGGTCGGCACGCTCGACCCCAAGGAGGTCATGCGCGTCATGGGCGCCCGCGAGGTGCAGCGTTACCTCGTCAACGGCGTGCAGGGTGTCTACCGCTCGCAGGGTGTGCCGATCCACGACAAGCACATCGAGGTCATCGTGCGCCAGATGCTGCGGAAGGTCACCGTGGTCGACCACGCTGACACGACGCTGCTTCCGGGTGAGATGGTCGACCTGAAGCGCTACCAGATGATCAACCGCGAGGCTGTTTCTGAGGGCAAGCGTCCGGCGTCCGGCCGTCCCGAGCTGATGGGTATCACGAAGGCGTCGCTCGCGACCGAGTCGTGGCTGTCGGCCGCATCGTTCCAGGAGACGACCCGCGTGCTCACGCAGGCCGCCATGGAGGGCAAGAGCGACCCGCTGATCGGTCTCAAGGAGAACGTCATCATCGGCAAGCTCATCCCCGCCGGCACCGGCCTGCGTCGCTACCGCGACATCACGGTCGAGGCGACCGAAGAGGCCAAGAGCGAGCGCTACCCGAACCGGATCTTCGCATCCGACGGTGCGTACGCCGAAGGCGACTTCGGCTACGTCGACTTCGACGCGTTCTCGACGGACGACATCACGCCCGGTACTTATAACTGA